A window of Pelagicoccus enzymogenes contains these coding sequences:
- the trmB gene encoding tRNA (guanosine(46)-N7)-methyltransferase TrmB: MNTGYEQHLEWVKKRRAELRQKLAKLFPEPADLSLEIGCGHGHWMADFAAAFPEKQCLGVDLIGDRIERAEKKVARAGTSNARFLRGEAFEVLDLMPDHVRLNEVFILFPDPWPKKRHWKNRLFSQKFLSELAKRCRPGVRCYFRTDHDPYFEWAEEVVAEQDLWSREHEFVWPFERETVFQNRAESYQSLVVVKL; this comes from the coding sequence ATGAACACCGGTTACGAACAGCACCTCGAATGGGTAAAGAAGCGACGCGCTGAGTTGCGGCAGAAGCTGGCGAAGCTGTTTCCGGAGCCTGCGGATCTCAGCCTGGAAATTGGCTGTGGCCACGGGCATTGGATGGCTGACTTCGCTGCAGCTTTTCCGGAGAAGCAATGCCTCGGTGTCGACTTGATCGGCGATCGTATCGAGCGGGCTGAGAAGAAGGTGGCTCGCGCGGGGACGAGCAACGCTCGCTTTTTGAGAGGCGAAGCCTTCGAGGTTCTCGACCTCATGCCGGATCACGTGCGATTGAACGAAGTGTTTATCCTTTTCCCTGATCCTTGGCCGAAGAAGCGTCACTGGAAGAATCGGCTCTTCAGCCAGAAATTCCTATCCGAGTTGGCGAAGCGTTGCCGCCCAGGAGTGCGGTGCTATTTTCGAACGGACCATGATCCGTATTTCGAGTGGGCAGAGGAAGTCGTTGCTGAACAGGATCTTTGGAGCAGAGAACACGAATTCGTTTGGCCCTTCGAGCGGGAAACGGTCTTCCAGAACAGGGCTGAGAGTTACCAGTCGCTGGTTGTTGTTAAACTATAG
- the atpF gene encoding F0F1 ATP synthase subunit B: protein MIDLIQVLAAADPQAADSANLVETFGIHGSHIIMQAISFTILAGVLWKFAFKPVMATMEEREAKIDSGLRYAEEMKVKLAEAEAEKKKILQEASAEAKSIVTEARQTAEARIEKSAQDAIKAAEDITKKAELQIENDRKQMLAEARSEISRLVVATAGKVLSKELTAEEKARYSESASSTLV from the coding sequence ATGATTGACCTCATCCAAGTCCTCGCGGCGGCAGACCCACAAGCAGCTGATTCGGCGAACCTCGTCGAAACCTTTGGTATCCACGGTAGCCACATCATCATGCAAGCGATCAGCTTCACGATCCTCGCTGGAGTGCTCTGGAAGTTCGCGTTCAAGCCAGTGATGGCGACAATGGAAGAACGCGAAGCGAAGATCGACTCCGGTCTCCGGTACGCAGAAGAGATGAAGGTTAAGCTTGCCGAAGCCGAAGCTGAAAAGAAGAAGATCCTTCAGGAAGCGTCAGCCGAAGCGAAGTCTATCGTTACCGAAGCTCGTCAGACCGCTGAAGCTCGTATCGAAAAGTCTGCTCAAGACGCGATCAAGGCTGCGGAAGACATCACTAAGAAGGCTGAGCTGCAGATCGAAAACGACCGCAAGCAGATGCTCGCCGAAGCTCGCAGCGAAATCTCCCGTCTCGTCGTAGCTACCGCTGGCAAGGTTCTCTCCAAGGAACTCACAGCAGAAGAAAAGGCCCGCTACTCCGAGAGCGCGTCCTCAACACTCGTTTAA
- a CDS encoding response regulator encodes MDDSKRILVVDDEVDVTELLSYHLRQRGYEVRTLNDSRLALETARQFRPELVVLDIMMPDFSGLQVCRLMRADSSLKEIPIIFLSAKTEEGDRIDGFESGADDYVCKPFSPKELMLRVAAVLKRRGETEEAKILEVNGIRMDVEHHRVEVESEGVELTATEFRLLKLLLEERGKVQTRETLLHKVWNYENDIETRTVDTHMRRLREKLGNEASWLETVRGVGYRLVESR; translated from the coding sequence ATGGATGACTCGAAGAGAATTTTGGTGGTAGACGACGAAGTCGACGTGACTGAGTTGTTGAGCTACCATTTGCGGCAACGCGGCTATGAAGTCCGAACCCTTAATGACTCTCGCTTGGCGTTGGAGACGGCACGGCAATTCCGGCCGGAACTGGTCGTTCTGGATATAATGATGCCGGATTTCAGCGGCTTGCAGGTCTGCAGGCTGATGCGTGCCGATTCGTCGTTGAAGGAGATTCCGATCATTTTTCTCAGCGCCAAGACGGAAGAGGGGGATCGTATTGACGGTTTCGAGAGCGGGGCGGACGACTATGTCTGCAAGCCTTTCAGTCCGAAGGAGCTGATGCTCAGGGTGGCTGCCGTGTTGAAGCGGAGAGGGGAGACCGAGGAAGCCAAGATCCTGGAGGTGAATGGAATTCGCATGGACGTGGAACATCACCGCGTCGAAGTGGAGTCCGAAGGCGTCGAGTTGACCGCTACCGAGTTTCGTTTGCTCAAACTGCTCTTAGAAGAGCGGGGCAAGGTGCAGACGCGGGAAACGCTGCTCCACAAGGTGTGGAACTACGAGAACGATATCGAAACCCGCACCGTAGATACCCATATGCGTCGATTGCGTGAAAAGCTCGGCAATGAAGCCTCTTGGCTTGAGACCGTGCGTGGGGTGGGCTACCGCTTAGTTGAGAGCCGGTAG
- a CDS encoding sensor histidine kinase: MTIFFACVALGVAIFFANKYFKQKVAIRLLAESLTSRTTILTHSSDFRGVNENWGLLLDELNRLIEDNNSLSRKSSGQLNQIETTLGSLQEGVLIIDRDNYILLVNNALKKMFPSMSEGVGQRIESGMGSSDFLDFVWDVKKGRGPAKREIAFRNGQSEIWLDVTAARLSEALEGNGPWYLFVLHDTTRQKVLAQARKNFVANASHELKTPVAVIKGYSETLVTDHETMPLQDREQFISTIHRHSERLALLINDLLSLSRLESDSPSFDWSESDVLSWIREIAIDYGSNPKKSGLKVQTAFPDDMRARVRYDVLKLRQVFDNLVENACKYSPEGGSVWIGARIRGGEVLLWVEDEGAGVPKEDLNKIFERFYRVDKGRSRETGGTGLGLSIVKHIIEWHEGQVWAELADKGGLRVVFSLPLLPDSVEKGSPGAVSIETETERA, from the coding sequence ATGACCATATTTTTTGCCTGCGTTGCCTTGGGTGTCGCTATCTTCTTCGCTAACAAGTACTTCAAGCAGAAGGTGGCGATTCGATTGCTCGCTGAATCGCTCACGAGCCGCACCACGATTTTGACTCACTCGAGCGATTTTCGTGGGGTGAATGAAAACTGGGGCTTGCTTCTCGACGAGTTGAATCGACTCATCGAGGACAACAACAGCCTTAGTCGTAAAAGCAGCGGCCAGCTTAACCAGATCGAGACCACTCTTGGCAGTTTGCAGGAAGGAGTGCTGATCATTGATAGGGATAATTATATCCTGTTGGTTAACAACGCTTTGAAAAAAATGTTCCCTTCCATGAGCGAAGGGGTGGGGCAGCGAATCGAGAGCGGAATGGGCAGCTCTGATTTCCTGGATTTCGTTTGGGACGTCAAGAAGGGCAGGGGGCCGGCAAAGAGGGAGATCGCCTTCCGCAACGGTCAATCGGAGATTTGGCTGGACGTCACCGCTGCCCGCCTTTCCGAAGCTTTGGAAGGCAATGGCCCGTGGTACCTTTTCGTATTGCACGATACCACGCGGCAGAAGGTTCTGGCTCAGGCCCGCAAGAATTTCGTGGCGAACGCTTCCCACGAGTTGAAGACTCCCGTCGCGGTCATCAAGGGCTATTCCGAAACCTTGGTCACGGATCACGAGACCATGCCGCTTCAGGATCGGGAGCAGTTTATTTCGACGATTCATCGTCACTCAGAACGCTTGGCCCTGTTGATCAACGACTTGCTGAGTCTGTCCCGGCTCGAGAGCGACTCGCCGAGCTTCGATTGGTCGGAATCGGACGTGTTGTCTTGGATTCGGGAAATAGCGATCGACTATGGGTCGAATCCCAAGAAATCGGGTTTGAAGGTTCAGACTGCCTTTCCGGACGACATGCGGGCGCGAGTTCGCTACGATGTGCTCAAACTTCGCCAGGTTTTCGATAATCTCGTGGAAAACGCCTGCAAGTACTCGCCGGAGGGCGGATCCGTTTGGATCGGGGCCAGAATCCGCGGTGGCGAGGTGCTCCTTTGGGTGGAGGACGAAGGAGCTGGAGTGCCGAAGGAAGACCTGAACAAGATCTTCGAGCGTTTTTACCGGGTGGACAAGGGACGCTCTCGCGAAACGGGCGGAACAGGGCTCGGATTGAGCATCGTCAAGCACATCATCGAGTGGCACGAAGGCCAAGTTTGGGCTGAGTTGGCGGACAAGGGCGGGTTGCGAGTGGTATTTAGTCTACCGCTTTTGCCGGATTCGGTGGAGAAGGGTAGCCCAGGAGCCGTTTCGATTGAGACGGAAACTGAGCGAGCCTAG
- the atpA gene encoding F0F1 ATP synthase subunit alpha produces MSSVIEQIEQQIANLQAKTVQSNTGKIVTIADGVAKIDGLSQAMYNEMIEFPGGSIGIALNLEEDSVGVVILGESTHLKAGDEAKCTGQLLSVPVGKGLLGRVVNALGQPVDGKGPIESTEKYPVEKIAPGIIERKSVDQPLATGIMAIDSMIPIGRGQRELIIGDRGTGKTTIAIDTIINQAKINDVGLASGDPNFRPVYSIYVAVGQKNSNIARTLGVLEAADALKYTILVVAGAADAAADQYLAPYSGVAMAEWFMSNGMDALIVYDDLSKHAAAYRQMSLVLKRPSGREAYPGDVFYLHSRLLERSARVNEDNGNGSITALPIIETLAGDLSAYIPTNVISITDGQIFLETDLFNQGIRPAVSVGLSVSRVGSAAQIKATKQVAGKIKLELAQFRELAAFAQFGSDLDAKTKAQLDRGARIVELFKQPAFNPLPIEEQVAVLWGIQNNYYDDIDVSKIVAAAGSIREFFTTRKESLLVSIREKAKIDDALQAELKKAYDEWKPSFA; encoded by the coding sequence ATGAGTTCCGTCATCGAGCAAATCGAACAACAGATCGCTAACCTTCAGGCCAAGACGGTCCAGAGCAACACAGGCAAGATCGTCACCATCGCGGACGGCGTTGCCAAGATCGACGGCCTTTCCCAGGCCATGTACAACGAAATGATCGAGTTCCCAGGCGGGTCGATCGGCATCGCCCTGAACCTCGAAGAAGATTCCGTTGGTGTTGTTATCCTCGGTGAATCCACTCACCTCAAGGCAGGTGACGAAGCTAAGTGCACGGGCCAGCTTCTCTCCGTTCCTGTTGGCAAGGGCCTCCTCGGCCGCGTTGTTAACGCTCTCGGCCAGCCAGTAGACGGCAAGGGTCCAATCGAAAGCACCGAGAAGTACCCAGTTGAAAAGATCGCTCCTGGTATCATCGAGCGAAAGTCCGTCGACCAGCCGCTCGCGACTGGCATCATGGCGATCGACTCCATGATTCCAATCGGCCGTGGTCAGCGCGAGCTCATCATCGGTGACCGCGGTACCGGCAAGACCACCATCGCGATCGACACCATCATCAACCAAGCGAAGATCAACGACGTTGGCCTCGCTTCCGGTGATCCAAATTTCCGCCCTGTATACTCTATTTACGTAGCGGTTGGTCAGAAGAACTCCAACATCGCACGTACGCTCGGCGTTCTCGAAGCAGCAGACGCTCTCAAGTACACCATCCTCGTCGTCGCTGGAGCGGCGGACGCCGCGGCAGACCAGTACCTCGCTCCTTACTCGGGTGTTGCGATGGCCGAATGGTTCATGTCCAACGGCATGGACGCGCTCATCGTTTACGATGACCTTTCCAAGCACGCTGCGGCTTACCGCCAAATGTCCCTCGTACTCAAGCGTCCATCCGGTCGTGAAGCGTACCCAGGTGACGTATTCTACCTCCACTCCCGCTTGCTCGAGCGTTCCGCACGCGTTAACGAGGACAACGGTAACGGTTCCATCACGGCGCTTCCTATCATCGAAACGCTCGCAGGTGACCTTTCTGCCTACATCCCAACCAACGTGATCTCCATCACCGATGGTCAGATCTTCCTCGAAACCGACCTCTTCAACCAAGGCATCCGCCCAGCGGTATCGGTGGGTCTCTCAGTATCCCGTGTTGGTTCTGCGGCGCAGATCAAGGCGACCAAGCAGGTTGCCGGCAAGATCAAGCTCGAGCTCGCCCAGTTCCGCGAACTCGCGGCCTTCGCCCAGTTTGGCTCCGACCTCGATGCCAAGACGAAGGCTCAGCTCGACCGCGGCGCTCGTATCGTTGAGCTCTTCAAGCAACCCGCTTTCAACCCGCTCCCAATCGAAGAGCAGGTGGCCGTTCTCTGGGGTATCCAGAATAACTACTACGACGACATCGACGTTTCCAAGATCGTTGCCGCTGCCGGTTCCATCCGTGAATTCTTCACCACTCGCAAGGAGTCTCTCCTCGTGAGCATCCGTGAAAAGGCGAAGATCGACGACGCGTTGCAAGCCGAGCTCAAGAAGGCTTACGACGAGTGGAAGCCAAGCTTCGCTTAA
- a CDS encoding F0F1 ATP synthase subunit A, translating to MAGKKTLLLSSLALLLPVADASAAVSPAANELFNVFGLPVTNSMVTSWVISILLIIGIRMMVGRPKMVPSKGQALVESLLCFVRDTTSPIVGKKAFRMTLPVILGLFFYILIQNWSGLLPGVGSVGMGYAGEDGHFHVTEPWIRPANADWNGTIALAAVTMIAWLFIVLKSDGPAVLIKDLFGNKADKKEVGKTMWMALWPIFLIVGVIEVVSILIRPLTLSVRLFGNIYGGESLLHQTGFIFPFYFLELIVGFVQPLVFILLFSVYVGLICNHGDGEEHH from the coding sequence ATGGCGGGCAAAAAGACACTTCTCCTCTCATCACTAGCGCTACTTCTTCCGGTAGCTGATGCATCTGCTGCAGTTAGCCCCGCAGCGAATGAACTTTTCAACGTATTCGGGCTGCCGGTCACCAACTCGATGGTGACAAGCTGGGTGATCTCGATCCTGCTCATCATCGGAATTCGCATGATGGTAGGGCGCCCGAAGATGGTCCCTTCGAAAGGCCAAGCCCTCGTCGAATCGCTTCTCTGCTTCGTCCGCGACACGACCTCTCCCATCGTCGGCAAGAAGGCGTTCCGCATGACCTTGCCGGTCATCCTCGGTCTCTTTTTCTACATCCTAATCCAGAACTGGAGCGGATTGCTTCCTGGAGTCGGAAGCGTAGGGATGGGGTACGCCGGCGAGGACGGTCACTTTCACGTGACTGAGCCATGGATCCGCCCAGCCAACGCTGACTGGAACGGCACTATCGCTCTGGCGGCGGTTACCATGATTGCTTGGCTGTTCATCGTTCTGAAGTCCGACGGTCCAGCTGTTCTCATCAAAGACCTTTTCGGCAACAAGGCCGACAAGAAGGAAGTGGGTAAGACCATGTGGATGGCGCTTTGGCCAATCTTCCTGATCGTCGGCGTGATCGAAGTGGTCTCCATCTTGATTCGTCCTTTGACACTCTCCGTTCGCTTGTTCGGCAACATCTACGGTGGCGAAAGCTTGCTCCACCAAACGGGCTTCATTTTCCCATTCTACTTTCTCGAGCTCATCGTTGGCTTCGTCCAGCCGCTGGTATTCATCCTGTTGTTCAGCGTGTACGTTGGTCTCATCTGCAACCACGGTGACGGAGAAGAGCACCACTAG
- the atpG gene encoding ATP synthase F1 subunit gamma, protein MPSTKEIRGRIKSVKNTRQITKAMELVAASKMKKAQQNASSGQPYAALLAEVLANVSGRIDGIEHPFFEEREVKKRGILVVSTDRGLCGPLNSNVFRELMKVKNDAKFVTIGRKAVQFVSRNKLDLLAEFSVPDEVPYLQVKQIVEFMIEKYEAGEIDTVEILYPRFVNTLVQEASFGKLLPISNLDDMINGLRGKDAKPYQESLDDRMMKFEPDPKAILSSLLPLFVNREAHQAILSARASEHSARMVAMKTAKDNASNLLDSLTLQYNKARQAAITQEILEIAAATASNG, encoded by the coding sequence ATGCCTAGCACTAAAGAAATCCGAGGCCGAATAAAGTCGGTCAAGAACACTCGCCAGATTACTAAGGCGATGGAGCTTGTCGCGGCTTCGAAGATGAAGAAGGCGCAGCAAAACGCGTCTTCGGGCCAGCCTTACGCAGCGTTGCTCGCGGAAGTTTTGGCGAACGTCTCCGGTCGTATCGACGGAATCGAGCATCCCTTTTTCGAGGAACGCGAAGTTAAGAAACGCGGCATCCTCGTTGTATCCACAGACCGAGGACTTTGCGGACCGCTTAACAGCAACGTTTTCCGTGAACTCATGAAGGTGAAGAACGACGCGAAGTTCGTCACCATTGGTCGCAAGGCAGTTCAGTTCGTTAGCCGTAACAAGCTCGACCTGCTCGCTGAGTTTTCCGTACCCGACGAAGTGCCTTACCTTCAGGTAAAGCAGATCGTCGAGTTCATGATCGAGAAGTACGAAGCTGGGGAGATCGACACCGTCGAAATCCTTTATCCCCGTTTTGTGAATACGTTGGTTCAGGAGGCTTCCTTCGGAAAGCTGCTCCCGATCAGCAACCTCGACGACATGATCAACGGACTTCGCGGGAAAGACGCAAAGCCGTATCAAGAAAGCTTGGACGACCGCATGATGAAGTTCGAGCCGGATCCCAAGGCCATCCTCTCCTCCTTGCTTCCGCTCTTCGTCAACCGCGAGGCGCATCAAGCCATTCTCTCCGCGCGCGCTTCCGAGCACAGCGCCCGAATGGTTGCGATGAAGACAGCGAAGGACAACGCGAGCAACTTGCTCGACTCCCTCACGCTTCAGTACAACAAGGCCCGTCAGGCCGCCATCACACAAGAAATCCTCGAAATTGCCGCGGCAACAGCGTCCAACGGCTAA
- a CDS encoding F0F1 ATP synthase subunit delta, which produces MTRDKQIINYAKGLLKVSLEDGQFSEERAAAVLQSLEKNPPRNYASVLKEYLKLVQREVANSTAAVEHAGDLSPAATEAIKAKFTAHYGRAISVTTRQNDSLIAGIRVRVGCDVYDSSVAGALKELEATLS; this is translated from the coding sequence ATGACACGCGACAAGCAAATCATCAATTACGCGAAGGGCTTGCTAAAGGTCTCTCTGGAAGACGGCCAGTTTTCCGAAGAGCGTGCCGCAGCGGTTTTACAGTCCCTGGAAAAGAATCCACCGCGTAACTACGCTTCGGTCCTCAAGGAGTACTTGAAGCTCGTGCAGCGCGAAGTCGCGAACAGCACTGCCGCTGTAGAGCACGCCGGCGACCTCAGCCCAGCCGCCACCGAGGCGATCAAGGCTAAGTTCACCGCTCACTACGGTCGCGCCATTTCCGTAACCACTAGGCAAAACGACTCCCTTATCGCGGGCATTCGCGTGCGAGTCGGCTGCGACGTTTACGACTCCTCGGTTGCCGGAGCTCTCAAAGAGCTAGAGGCGACGCTCTCCTAA
- a CDS encoding ATPase — protein MNILAELTGNIGAGIGALGAAIGVGLIGLKAAEAVGRNPGASGKILVQAILGMALAEGLGILAIFFIQ, from the coding sequence ATGAACATCCTCGCGGAACTCACAGGTAACATTGGTGCAGGTATCGGCGCTCTCGGAGCGGCGATTGGCGTAGGCCTCATCGGTCTCAAGGCTGCTGAAGCAGTTGGTCGCAACCCAGGCGCTTCTGGTAAGATCCTCGTACAAGCGATCCTCGGTATGGCTCTCGCTGAAGGTCTCGGCATTCTCGCCATCTTCTTCATCCAGTAG